The DNA region AAGTTCTTTAGCACCATCCCTGGCATATTTCTGGGAAGTAATACCTAATTCTGTTAGTGGCTTGATATCTGTGACCAGTGGTAATAAAACGAATAACAGCAGGATTACAAAGAATAGAGAGAAGAATCTTTTTATCATTTTTTCTCCCCCTGTTCTTTTTTCACCAGATGCAGAGCATAAAGAAATACTATAGTAGTGAGTCCTGACCCAATAGCCGCTTCAGTCATAGCCACATCAGGTGCAGCGAGTATGATATAGATAACGCTTGCCATCAAGCTGATTGCACCAGCAGCAATAATTGCCGAAAGCAGGTCTTTAAGATATAAAGCCAGAAACGCAGCCACCAGCATAAGAACTCCTAACACAATAATTATTGCTAAGATCATAATTCCCCCTCTTTCTCAGCATCATGCAAAGCATCAAGTACTGATTTCTTTATGAGACGGATCCCATAAAAATGTCCAGCCCGAGCCAGTGCATGTGATGAAATAGGGTTAGTAAATATCACAAATAGCAATAGCAGAATTATCTTACATATACAGATCTGATTATAATAACCAATACCAAGTCCCAGCATAAACAGGATTGAACCCAATGTAGTGGCTTTTGTTCCTGCCTGCATACGGTTATAAAGATCAGGCATCCGCAGCACTCCCAAAGCTCCCAGAAAAAGGAATATTGCTCCTACCAGGCTGATTATTGCTCCAGCGATCAACATTATAACCCCCTTTCCAGGTATCTTGCTACTGCAACAACACCAATGAAGCTAATAAGTGCATAAACCATTGCCACATCAAGATAGATCTTTCTACCCTGCATATAACCCAGCCAGGTTATCAGTGAAATGGTGATTATTGTCATTGCATCAATGGCTACAGTTCTATCCGCAGCAGTTGGTCCCAGTATCAAGCGAACAAATGCGATCACAATTCCTACCAGAGCAATGAGTCCGGCGATCATATATATTGTTTCAGCCAAAGATCACCTCCAGGTATTTTTCAAAATTCTTTACAATTGCTTCTGTAGCCCCTGATTCATCTGCTGCTTTTACGTCTATCCAGTGAATATAAAAATCTTCACCTGAGGTTTCCACTGTTAATGTTCCTGGAGTTAATGTAATGGAGTTTGCCAGCACTAAACGCGCTAAAGGGCTTTTTAATGTAGTTTTCACATGCACGATACCAGGATTGATAGGTATTACAGGTTGGATCACTCGCAATGCCACATCAATATTGGACTTGATCAGGGCACCCAAAAATACAAAAATGTAAAGGATGCCATAAATAAACGCCTTCACACTGAATCTGAATTCTCCATATATGCCTGTATGCCTGCTAAATAGTAAACTTATCAATAGCGAAATACCTGCACCAAGTATCAGCTCCTGATAATCCAGTCCTGCCAGCAGCATCCAGAGAATAAAGAGAAAGACAAATGTGAATAAAAATCTTTTGATTGCTTTCATAATTCTCCTGATTTTATTATATTTTGTTCAATTAAATAGTTGTCTTTTAATATATTTACAAAGTCCGCCTCTAGATGGCAGATTTTGTCTATGGACAGCAAACAAACTGACTGCACTCTAAAAAACCCCTGATTTTTATTTAATGTATATGCTATTAAACATCTACATTATGAATATATATTAAGAAAAAATACCTTATCTGCAAGTTTTATTCACAAAATTGCTCTTTTATGTCAATCAGTTTATCTAAAACCCTAATTGATAATATAATTGACAGAAAATTTAAATTCTTATAAATGATATAAATAGATTCGGAGGTAATATGAAGAGTATATTCTTTCTGATATTTAGTATTTTATGCACAGCCAGTATTTTGCAGGCACAATTTAAAGTTCCAGAGTGGTCACAAAATTTATCTATATATGAAGTTAATATCCGTCAATATACTCCTGAGGGCACATTCGAAGCATTTCGTCAGCATTTACCCAGATTACAGGAAATGGGGGTGGGGATCCTCTGGCTGATGCCTGTCAATCCCATCGGTGAATTGAACCGTAAGGGCTCATTAGGCAGTTATTATGCCAGCAGTGATTATTATGGCATTAATCCAGAATATGGCGATAAGGAAGATTTCAAAAGGCTAATAGAAGATATTCATGCACGGGGGATGTATGTTATCGTTGATTGGGTGGCGAATCATTCCGGCTGGGATAATGTGTGGACACTCGATCACCCTGAATATTATAAAAAGGATAGTGCTGGAAACTTTTATCCTCCAGTAAAAGACTGGAATGATGTCATCTGGCTTGATTATGGCAATATGGGATTACGTAAGGCGATGGCTGATGCTATGCAATACTGGGTAAAGGACTTTGATATTGATGGTTTCCGGTGTGATGTGGCAGAAATGGTTCCTCTTGATTTCTGGATGGATGCCCGCATGCAGATAGAGCAGATAAAACCAGTATTTATGCTGGCTGAGTGTGAAAAT from Candidatus Stygibacter australis includes:
- a CDS encoding DUF4040 domain-containing protein, with product MILAIIIVLGVLMLVAAFLALYLKDLLSAIIAAGAISLMASVIYIILAAPDVAMTEAAIGSGLTTIVFLYALHLVKKEQGEKK
- the mnhG gene encoding monovalent cation/H(+) antiporter subunit G; the encoded protein is MLIAGAIISLVGAIFLFLGALGVLRMPDLYNRMQAGTKATTLGSILFMLGLGIGYYNQICICKIILLLLFVIFTNPISSHALARAGHFYGIRLIKKSVLDALHDAEKEGEL
- a CDS encoding monovalent cation/H+ antiporter complex subunit F, translating into MAETIYMIAGLIALVGIVIAFVRLILGPTAADRTVAIDAMTIITISLITWLGYMQGRKIYLDVAMVYALISFIGVVAVARYLERGL
- a CDS encoding Na+/H+ antiporter subunit E → MKAIKRFLFTFVFLFILWMLLAGLDYQELILGAGISLLISLLFSRHTGIYGEFRFSVKAFIYGILYIFVFLGALIKSNIDVALRVIQPVIPINPGIVHVKTTLKSPLARLVLANSITLTPGTLTVETSGEDFYIHWIDVKAADESGATEAIVKNFEKYLEVIFG
- a CDS encoding alpha-amylase family glycosyl hydrolase; the encoded protein is MKSIFFLIFSILCTASILQAQFKVPEWSQNLSIYEVNIRQYTPEGTFEAFRQHLPRLQEMGVGILWLMPVNPIGELNRKGSLGSYYASSDYYGINPEYGDKEDFKRLIEDIHARGMYVIVDWVANHSGWDNVWTLDHPEYYKKDSAGNFYPPVKDWNDVIWLDYGNMGLRKAMADAMQYWVKDFDIDGFRCDVAEMVPLDFWMDARMQIEQIKPVFMLAECENPAYHEAFDMTYAWSAYGLFKDISAGYKSVIELDAYRMREMKRYDKENLRMLFLANHDENSWSGTMLKHFPASYKAMTVLTYALPGMPLTYSGQEALNSSQLAFFDKDQIDWKTTEMDALYKLLNELKKENPTLYNGIYGGSFSKVPNSKPYQIYSVSREKDQDQVIFIINLTHETAEFKLSGIDGEYQNCLSGDKVTLSRDTLLSFKGWDYLIYKKH